A single genomic interval of Electrophorus electricus isolate fEleEle1 chromosome 2, fEleEle1.pri, whole genome shotgun sequence harbors:
- the fezf1 gene encoding fez family zinc finger protein 1, producing MDSALYHSAGIFGTPSASGSLTAGESMIASTKPLAFSIERIMARTPEPKSIPFPNLFHAPVGKADPKQALRVSPPLHCVIPLMPLSYEPGHKLHMSGGTEANHSEAFSCNASKLVSIGANYKNEHQDTAPTIGQYKLFRPRVVNQSSFHAMGAVCYLNCGESACPPPPGLVNLHPMASYFLNTPLQSRQKTFLSEKSKPGHAMDSYSSGLSFKELSQTQLHHYMKESAQILSEKLFKSSSKLNSGSSQAKPKVFTCEVCGKVFNAHYNLTRHMPVHTGARPFVCKVCGKGFRQASTLCRHKIIHTQEKPHKCNQCGKAFNRSSTLNTHARIHAGYKPFVCEFCGKGFHQKGNYKNHKLTHSGEKQFKCNICNKAFHQVYNLTFHMHTHNDKKPFTCPTCGKGFCRNFDLKKHIRKLHDISPGPHSPPTPNDNTEIQ from the exons ATGGACAGTGCGCTGTACCACTCAGCAGGAATATTCGGCACCCCTTCGGCATCGGGAAGCCTAACTGCGGGAGAAAGCATGATCGCCAGCACCAAACCGCTTGCTTTTTCGATCGAAAGGATTATGGCCAGGACACCCGAACCAAAGTCGATACCTTTTCCAAACTTGTTCCACGCTCCCGTGGGGAAAGCAGACCCCAAGCAGGCGCTCCGCGTCAGTCCTCCGCTGCACTGCGTGATCCCGCTCATGCCACTGTCGTATGAGCCAGGTCACAAACTTCATATGAGTGGTGGAACAGAAGCGAATCACTCTGAGGCTTTTTCATGCAACGCCAGCAAACTGGTGAGTATCGGCGCGAATTATAAAAATGAGCATCAAGACACGGCTCCGACAATCGGACAATACAAACTCTTTCGTCCGCGCGTGGTAAATCAATCCTCTTTCCATGCCATGGGCGCGGTATGTTACCTGAACTGTGGGGAGAGTGCTTGCCCACCTCCACCGGGCTTGGTCAATCTTCATCCCATGGCCTCGTACTTCCTAAACACTCCTCTCCAATCGCGCCAAAAAACTTTCTTGTCGGAAAAAAGTAAACCTGGCCACGCTATGGACAGTTACTCGTCCGGGTTGTCATTTAAGGAGCTTTCTCAAACCCAACTGCATCATTACATGAAGGAAAGTGCCCAGATCTTATCTGAGAAACTCTTTAAGAGTTCGTCTAAGTTAAACAGTGGGTCTTCGCAAGCCAAACCAAAAGTATTCACTTGTGAAGTGTGCGGCAAG GTGTTCAATGCACACTATAACCTAACACGCCACATGCCGGTACACACAGGAGCTAGACCTTTCGTGTGCAAAGTATGTGGCAAAGGATTTCGGCAAGCAAGCACGCTATGTCGCCATAAAATTATTCATACTCAG GAAAAACCACATAAATGCAACCAATGTGGAAAAGCTTTCAATCGAAGCTCAACTCTCAACACCCATGCGCGAATTCATGCAGGTTACAAACCCTTTGTATGTGAATTCTGTGGCAAGGGATTTCACCAAAAAG GTAACTACAAAAACCATAAATTGACACACAGCGGCGAAAAACAATTTAAGTGCAATATCTGCAACAAAGCCTTCCACCAAGTGTACAACTTGACGTttcacatgcatacgcacaatGACAAGAAACCTTTCACTTGTCCGACTTGCGGGAAAGGTTTCTGCAGGAATTTTGATCTTAAGAAGCACATAAGGAAACTGCACGACATATCACCAGGACCCCATTCACCGCCAACACCTAATGACAACACAGAGATCCAATAA